The Bradysia coprophila strain Holo2 chromosome IV unlocalized genomic scaffold, BU_Bcop_v1 contig_84, whole genome shotgun sequence genome window below encodes:
- the LOC119072745 gene encoding brain tumor protein, which yields MAASPTPSLESLRGANSIGSFGEPNDYLSDSPLTLSGSSPPVSDSAICDDFSSGIVSSLDSQTSQGSGTGGPRCTGCKSKQSDAVAKCIECANYLCSNCVTAHQFMHCFEGHSVLRINENGSSGQSKIMNGFESSRLNLKDELSTATSVAAKLNMCSLISPPTIGGLTNNIIGNSIETNGSSLKSSSNYWCTRHKSELLKFFCRTCSITVCKDCIAADHPAVLHECEHVNDATPKMIENLLQIVSEVRGKANDLRSVIKNCENNAQRIQIQFNKAQNEINETYQFYISMLEERKQELLKELENSYNAKNLSQSLLVNKSQDHVDKVVQACEFVERITKHAGLAEAMMLRKLMENKNQSFIPFIQELQSSYELDFVSNYQAIQVGVRNTFGYIRSSPEIPTKQPPIARPTINNLLTNGSSPSSSTGSLNAQQSQLINGCHQSQNSQSSNNVTTIATSLIERPYSNGSSSICTQSSQPSLSTFDSNIISKRFNGANSLGPFVAEVNLQVNPYEKWSNGGSDNIFNNISDQYTIPSTNGQTDSMIDYTSKLMQTSIFPPKSQIKRQKMIYHCKFGEFGVMEGQFTEPSGVAVNAQNDIIVADTNNHRIQIFDKEGRFKFQFGECGKRDSQLLYPNRVAVVRTSGDIIVTERSPTHQIQIYNQYGQFVRKFGANILQHPRGVTVDNKGHIIVVECKVMRVIIFDQTGNVLQKFGCSKHLEFPNGVVVNDKQEIFISDNRAHCVKVFSYEGVYLRQIGGEGITNYPIGVGINAAGEILIADNHNNFNLTIFTQDGQLVSALESKVKHAQCFDVALMDDGSVVLASKDYRLYIYRYVQVPLL from the coding sequence atGGCCGCATCTCCAACACCATCTCTAGAGTCACTACGTGGTGCTAATTCAATTGGTTCATTCGGCGAACCGAACGATTATCTGTCCGATTCACCCCTAACATTAAGTGGTTCATCACCGCCAGTGAGTGATTCGGCTATTTGTGACGATTTCAGCAGTGGTATAGTCAGTAGCCTAGACTCGCAGACATCGCAAGGCTCCGGAACGGGCGGTCCACGTTGTACTGGCTGCAAAAGTAAACAATCTGATGCTGTGGCCAAGTGCATCGAATGtgcaaattatttgtgttCAAATTGTGTAACGGCTCATCAATTTATGCATTGCTTTGAAGGACATAGTGTGTTGCGAATTAACGAGAACGGTAGTAGTGGACaaagtaaaattatgaatggGTTTGAATCGAGCCGTCTGAACTTAAAGGACGAGCTATCAACGGCCACATCGGTTGCTGCCAAATTGAATATGTGTAGCCTCATATCGCCGCCGACAATTGGTGGTCTGACCAACAACATCattggaaattcaattgaaacgaATGGGTCATCGTTGAAGTCGAGCAGCAACTACTGGTGCACTCGCCACAAAAGTGAAttgctgaaatttttttgtcgcaCCTGTAGCATCACGGTCTGCAAAGACTGCATCGCTGCCGACCATCCAGCTGTGCTACACGAATGCGAACACGTAAACGATGCCACACcgaaaatgatcgaaaatttgcTTCAAATTGTGTCCGAAGTTCGAGGCAAAGCCAACGATTTACGATCCGTCATAAAGAATTGTGAGAACAACGCTCAACGCATACAGATTCAGTTTAATAAAGcacaaaacgaaattaacGAAACCTACCAGTTCTACATCTCCATGTTGGAGGAGCGCAAACAAGAACTGCTAAAGGAACTGGAAAATTCGTACAACGCTAAAAATTTGTCACAATCGTTGCTGGTAAACAAATCTCAAGATCATGTTGATAAAGTCGTCCAAGCATGTGAATTTGTCGAACGCATCACTAAACATGCCGGGCTTGCCGAGGCAATGATGCTGCGTAAACTgatggaaaacaaaaatcaatcgttcattccattcattcaAGAGCTTCAATCGTCGTACGAATTAGACTTTGTCTCCAACTATCAAGCCATTCAAGTGGGTGTGCGCAACACATTCGGATACATTCGATCGAGCCCGGAAATTCCTACCAAACAACCACCAATCGCTCGACCAACGATCAACAATCTTTTGACAAATGGCAGTAGCCCGTCCAGCAGTACAGGTAGTCTGAATGCACAACAAAGTCAATTAATTAATGGCTGCCATCAATCGCAAAATTCCCAATCGTCGAACAATGTCACAACGATTGCAACCAGTTTAATTGAACGTCCCTACTCCAATGGATCATCATCGATTTGCACTCAATCGTCCCAGCCATCACTCTCAACATTTGACTCGAACATAATATCGAAAAGATTCAACGGTGCCAACAGTCTCGGTCCATTTGTGGCTGAAGTCAATCTCCAGGTCAATCCCTATGAAAAGTGGAGTAACGGCGGCtcagacaatatttttaacaatatCTCCGATCAATACACTATTCCGTCAACCAATGGCCAAACCGACAGTATGATCGATTACACATCGAAGTTAATGCAAACGTCAATCTTTCCACCAAAGTCACAAATCAAACGACAGAAAATGATCTATCACTGCAAATTCGGCGAATTCGGTGTTATGGAAGGCCAATTCACTGAACCGAGTGGCGTGGCTGTCAATGCACAAAACGACATAATTGTAGCCGATACGAACAATCATCGAATTCAGATATTCGACAAGGAAGGACGCTTCAAATTCCAATTCGGCGAATGTGGCAAACGCGACAGTCAACTCTTGTATCCGAATCGTGTGGCCGTTGTCCGAACATCCGGCGATATCATTGTGACCGAACGCTCTCCGACTCATCAAATTCAGATCTACAATCAGTACGGGCAATTCGTGCGTAAATTTGGTGCCAATATCTTGCAACATCCGCGCGGTGTCACCGTCGACAATAAAGGTCACATCATCGTGGTCGAATGCAAAGTGATGCGTGTCATTATCTTCGATCAGACCGGCAATGTGCTGCAAAAGTTCGGCTGCAGCAAGCATCTGGAATTCCCGAACGGTGTGGTGGTGAATGATAAGCAAGAGATTTTCATCAGTGACAATCGGGCCCATTGCGTCAAAGTGTTCAGCTACGAGGGCGTTTATTTGCGTCAAATCGGCGGCGAAGGTATCACCAACTATCCGATCGGTGTCGGAATCAATGCAGCTGGCGAAATTTTAATTGCCGACAATCATAACAACTTTAATTTAACGATTTTCACGCAAGATGGTCAATTGGTTTCGGCGCTGGAGAGTAAGGTGAAACATGCCCAATGCTTCGATGTGGCACTGATGGATGATGGCAGCGTTGTTCTGGCCAGCAAGGATTATCGACTCTACATATACAGATATGTGCAAGTACCATTGCTTTAA